In Pseudomonas asiatica, the following are encoded in one genomic region:
- a CDS encoding pentapeptide repeat-containing protein yields MNYLPLALLIVLSPAMAENADDAGNDTPLTINGCVIAEASQCPGADLRGANLANQDLRKMNLAGADLRDADLRHARLDLANLEKANLQGANLTRASLQQSNLRLADLSQSRLVAIQGWGLFAQGAQLAKADLSAAYLQFARLSGAKMQQANLRAADLEMAWLSKADLQGADLGDANLQEAKFGQSNLARADLRGARQHYGNFQEANMEGCKGCPETWDN; encoded by the coding sequence ATGAACTACCTGCCACTTGCCTTGCTGATCGTGCTGTCTCCTGCCATGGCCGAGAATGCCGACGACGCTGGCAACGATACCCCCCTGACAATCAACGGCTGCGTGATTGCCGAAGCCAGCCAGTGCCCGGGGGCCGACCTGCGGGGCGCCAACCTGGCCAACCAGGACCTGCGCAAGATGAACCTGGCCGGCGCCGACCTGCGCGATGCGGACCTGCGCCATGCCCGGCTGGACCTGGCCAACCTGGAAAAGGCCAACCTGCAAGGCGCCAACCTGACCCGCGCCAGCCTGCAGCAAAGCAACCTGCGCCTGGCCGACCTGAGCCAAAGCCGGCTCGTTGCGATTCAGGGCTGGGGCCTGTTTGCCCAAGGTGCGCAACTTGCCAAGGCCGACCTCAGCGCGGCCTACCTGCAGTTCGCAAGGTTGTCAGGGGCGAAGATGCAGCAGGCCAACCTGCGCGCGGCGGACCTGGAAATGGCCTGGCTGAGCAAGGCTGATCTGCAAGGGGCCGACCTTGGCGATGCCAACCTGCAGGAGGCCAAGTTTGGCCAGAGCAACCTGGCCCGCGCCGACTTGCGCGGGGCGCGGCAGCATTACG